The Salvelinus sp. IW2-2015 linkage group LG32, ASM291031v2, whole genome shotgun sequence genome includes the window TCAGAGACTGAAGACGGGAATGACTCCACRTTCAATGGAACAGATGCATCACAGCTCAGCGTAAGAGGTGCCTCCCCTCCTTCCACTGATGTTTTAAAGTCGAGTGAGGAGGATGAAGATGCACTTTCCTCTGCGACAAAAGCCATAGAGACCAGAGCTTcaaaaaagagaaacaaaaaacATCTGCGGCCCTAAAGATAGCACAGAAACGTGGCAAAATAAGGCCatgcctctctccatcctctccccYCTGGACACCCAGCCCTGCCAAATCCAGAAAAAAACGCTAATCTAGCCACATCTCTTAACAGTGGGTCAGCGAGSAGGTGGAGGACTGAGGATGAACCAGACCAAGAGCCTAAACTGTTCCCCCTCAAACCAACCAGGACTCCGGGACACCAGCTAAACACTTCAAAGTACTACACCCCACTTGAGCTCTTCCAGCTGTTCTTCAGTAATGACGTTGTTGATACTCTCTGCTCAAATACAAACAAGAATGCCAAGAGAAAACAGGAACAGGGATTTAAAGAACCATGGAGATCTGTATCCATGGAGGAAATGTACAAATACCTCAGCATTGTAATCTATATGGGTCTGCTGAATGTGCACACTGTATCAGACTACTGGGTCCCGAACAGGTTTTATGGTATTCCTTTTTGCCGTACAGTCATGACCATAACAAGATTTCGGGCCAATCACCTATTCACTGCACTTGAGTGACCCAGCAGAGGGTGAGGAAAACGACAAGACGAAGGGTACTGCGGGGTACAATCGGCTCATGAGAATCAAACCTCTCAAAGACCAGATATTAGAGGCATGCAGGGACTTCTCCCATTCCAGAACCTTTCCATTGACGAGCTCATGGTGCGCTCCAAGGCCCACCAATGCCTCAAACAATACATGAAATCCAAGCCCTACAGGCATGGATTCAAGGTCTAGTGTTTTAGCTGATTCACGAAATGGTTACACCTGCGACTTCAATGTATTTGTGGGCAAAAACCCATCTGCTTCAGGAAAAAGGGAGTTCTATGACGCTTTCATGATCCTGTTGAATGTCCCTTACTTGGGCACAGGGTACCACATTTACCTTTGATAACTATTTCACCGGCGCAACTCTCTTCAGTGACCTGTACAAGAAGAAACTGGGAGCATGTGAAAACCGTGTGGGCCTCTCTGGCATCCAACAGAACAGCATGCCTCCCAGAGCAAAGAGAAGAACCATCCGCTGGCTTTGTGAGAGGGAGCTGTTCAAGTGGATGGACGCATGACCAGTCACCATGTTCTGACATTGCACTGAAAGGGGATGttcaggaggagaggggggaggagcagaGTAAACAGTGAGTGGGAAAGCAgggtgaagaagaagaggaggcggAAAAGAGTTCATTGTGCTGTCCTGTGCTCACTAATGATCCCATCACTGTTGAGACAAGGGATAATGCTAGTGAGGGCAGGAGGGTCTGTCTTTTGTTCATGAAAAATATGATTTGGCAGTGCGAGTCCTGCAAGGTGGCACTCTGCAttataccagtggtggaaaaagtactaaattgtcatacttgagtaaaagtaaagataccttattagaaaatgactcaagtaaaagtgaaagtcacccagtaaaatattacttgagtaaaagtctaaaagtatttggttttaaatatacttaagtatcaaaagtaaatggaattgctaaattgtatttaagtatcaaaagtaaaagtataaatcatttcaacttcCTTATATTCAGCAAACCAGACRgcacaattttcttgttatgtttatttatttacggatagccaggggcacactccaacactcagacataatttacaaacaaagcatttgtgtttagtgagtccaccagatcagaggcagtagggatgaccagttgagcaaatgtaagtgttttcttcccaggcgtagtaatgcaaggcattatcgctgggatatgaggtaacaacaggacctggcctatgttaaaagttatttttttttaagtactaagtgtttgttaggtgttaagcctgtgttaaaaataTGCCTAAAATAATTWAAATACAAAGTgattgttgaattgtgtttgggaaataaagatagacatggttttaaaaaggtagtggtaatatttcatccAATACAGAAATACCCATGGTAAGTGGTGACAAGATACTACTTTTTTGGGAGAAagaagctatgttttcaaaactaatgtttacatgaagaacatttccagggatacacaacatcctgaaatatatgtagacatCTTTGTTAGGACGAATACTCTATTGCCCTTGACGGAATCATTTTGCTATTCTTTTAAAATTAGCTATTTTGTATTTAGCATTTTGGAACTTTTTTCTCATAATTCTGAAAATATTGTTCACCGCTATGCCTTGGGATGGCCATCTTGGACACATCTCAGCTTGCCTGCTTTGGTTACCAGTGTTAATTCACAAAAAATCTAGAACAttattttcattttgtttcattaaattacattttgaaatatatgCAACAAAATGAACTATGTCATTTTTTTTAAGTGTCTGGTTTTGAAATAACAATGTACCATATTATGAGGGAATAGTATATGATAGCATCAGTATATAATTGATTCCGTTTGAATTTTCATTTTACTTCCAAAATATTTATTAGGATATAACTTTCATATGATCATTCTGGGGCTGGACTTTTCACCGTTGGATCatgtaaaacctgcaaaaatgaTGAGATAAATTAGCATCTTGGTAATGTGAACATTATTCCACCATTACATTTTTGCTATTGGGAAATTCACATAAATTACTGTTGTCACCAGTAGTTCAGCTCATATTCAGCTCCCCTCTAGCTCTATTCTTTACCATTTTTGCAACTTTTGCCATTTGGTTATTTTCTTGGTCCGCAGAGGTGCAGTGGACTTCTGTACAGTAGCAGGCCCTACTCTGCCCTCCTGGCCCTGAGTCTCCTCCCTCTGGTAGCCCATATCCCAACGTCCCATCATCTCCACTCTGGTATGACCTCCAGGATACTGGGACTGGATTCCTGGATTGGCAGCAATGAACTCCTTGATCTTCTGGTCTGCCTCTAGATTCAGGTCTATCAGCCTATTGAGCGTGGCCTGTTCCTTTGCCTTCTTCTCCTGAAGAATAGTTTTTATCTTCTGAGCCCTCGCTTTCTCCCACTCCTTCCAGCGCTTCTCCAGCCtttgtcttctctcctccttttttaCGAGTTCCCGCCTTATGATCTTCTGTAGGTCCCATTGGCGAAGTATGGCGTTTCCGTAAATGGCATAATCATTGCATACTAAACTCTGGATGTTAAAGGTTGTGTTGATTCTCTTGCGATAATCTTCTTTGACTCTTGTATTGATCCAATTGATTAtcctcctcctcttgctcctAGCCTCCTTGGGGTCTGTCTCCTCCTTGTCATAACTGTACCAGAGACATTTGTATCCGTCCCTGCAGAGTTCGCAGTCGCAGGGCCCATACATTAAAAGGTATTCCACCTCTTCATCACCGTCAGCCTCATCTGCTTCATCAGGCAGTGAATTGTCCTCATGACTACCCTGGGTGCTGTTCTTGTCCTCCAACTCCCTGTACCAGAGCCCATTTCTCTGTACCCTCTTCAGCGTgttctttcttctgtctctcttctcccactcttGCCAGCGTCTTTCTAGCCTCCGTCTGGTTTGCTCACCTTTGAGGAGTTttgccctcttttctctctctcgctgggcACGGCTGCAAATCACTGCACCGTTTATGTGCAACTGATCACTTTGAGTCTCCTCCCTCCAGTATGTTCTTGCAAtctttctctcgtttctctctttgACTTTTTTGTTCACCCAGCCAATCACTTTCCCAGTCACGCTGTCCACTTTGGTAGTTCTCTCGTCTGCCTCATTACTGTTTGAGGAACAGGTTCYTCCCTCCATATCTCCATTAGTCATACTATTGGCAACATTCATAGGTGGTGCGCTGTCTTCTTTACTAATATTACTAGAGCCTGATAATATTTCCTCATCATTGTGTCTGTAACATTTCTCGATGGCTTCGGCCTGTCCTCTATGCCTGGCCTCCTTAGCCTCCTTTTGAAGCTCATGCTGGGCTTCTTCCAGATCTGAGGAACACATAATCTTATTGTTGCCCATGAGAGCCAACTCTTCATCCTCACACTCCTCATCCTCAATGTCCTGCAGCTCCATGTCTGCCTTCTCAGCCCTGGGCCTGGGTGCTGGGTCAGCCTTGGGCTCGAGTCCATTCTCAGGTGTCAGGTCTGGTTTCAGCCTGGGCTTGCACTCAATGAYCCTGACTTTTAGCACAGGGACAGCAGGCTCCAACTttctctggaccctctctttgtcCTGTTGCACACTCTCCATATCTGTGTTCCCCCATGTCTTCTGTCCTGTTTTTCTTTCATATTTTTCTGCCTTTGTCTTATCCTCTTGTACCCTGAAATTCTCTATCTCTTTCAGTCTYTCCTTTGTTTCCTTCTCCTGTTGCCTCCTTGCCATCTCAGCCTCCTGCATGTCTTGTTGGCACAAAACAGGGATATATGGAGGTGATCTGAAGAAGAAAACASAACTGTGTCTCTTCTTGGGTACTCCTTACTTATGATGTCATTCCATTCTATCATTCATACCATTGTCATAATCCAAACCCTTTTTGTGATGACAGTGTTAAATCGTTTGTYTTGAAAAGATGATTCTGAAGCAGCAATTCATTCCCTGATTAACTAATAGTGTATCTCTGTAAGGGTATAAAACTAGGCTCATCAATATGAAATAGCGTACTACTTATCTTGTTTAACCAGAAGTAAAATTCTCATAGAgttgtcacttcctgtttcacttcTGGGGGGAATGTGTTGTGAAATTGTGATTTCCGTTGTGTTGAGGAAATGAGAATTTCCTCACGTGAAGCCCATTGATTTCCAGAACTGGCCTCTTTAGATTACTAGcagatatgttttttaaatagtattattattagtggTTTACTGATGCCTGCTGCTGCTGAAGTGCGAAACAAATGATTTAATTTAGGTCCATTCATTGTGCAGAGGGACGCGCTGTTGTGTCTGGACTGGACGCGCTGGAGATAAGGAAAATGGCATCCCCTGAGAGGGCAAGAAtaagatgtatgtcaggagaagtgccaTATTACCATAAGGAGACatacttggaatacggaggaggaatgagggaaaaagaaaggcagaggaggttgaagagagagaggggtaggaagagggtgagcttgaatcATTTAAAAATGGCaggaaaaaagggagatggtttgttaaagaagattGGTAGAAAGTGAGTGGTGAAACAGGAGAGtcgttgtctgttcttttgagttttgatgttgaatctctgcccgacaaagtgatgttaggatatataagttatcctaatacattacgttgttacaggtgtcaagcttatgggcatgcgGGAGCAGTGTGTACGAAAGGAGGTTcttaggtgtgagaagtgtgcagaagggcatgagacaaaggaatgagtagcattggggaaagtagtggtaagTGTTAATTGtaagggtgcccatggggctggggatcagaaatgtccgttatgagagaggcaggttgaggtttccagggttagagtctgtctcttatacacatctagatgtgtataagagacaggtactaaGTGATAGGATATATAAGTTAACCTGTACAAGATTTTGGGCCGAATaaattacgttgttacaggtgtcaagcttatgggcatgcgGGAGCAGTGTGTACGAAAGGAGGTTcttaggtgtgagaagtgtgcagaagggcatgagacaaaggaatgagtagcattggggaaagtagtggtaagTGTTAATTGtaagggtgcccatggggctggggatcagaaatgtccgttatgagagaggcaggttgaggtttccagggttagagtagtgcagaagttgtcatatgctgaggcagtgaagaaagtagaggaagatgggtcaagggggaagGATCCTGAttggagtggtgtgagtagtatgTCTACTAGTACAGAGAGATAggtcaacaagtgatatatgcttGATTAAGATTCGATTTTTAGTGTTTATAgaaatggttatcaactgtactggaGGGATGGAACATAMGTTGCTGAAAaatgaggttgtggtggcagctgcagagaggtatttgggtgtacaAGAAttgtcagaagagttacagggtgtgttgagtggtggtgtcctgTCCTTTCAagctgttggcctgaggtaggactagatcgatttaaatagtggagtagggtggtgcgTTTGAGTGTAAGATATTTTTGTTGATTCACTTTTAagtaaagtataagggagttatactccagtctagtaggtggcggtaatgcaaaagtgtttggatgccaaccgccgttaaacctcatcgaagaagaagcAAAGGAAGCGAAGTCGCTCTCGGCCAAACCCCTTCCTTTCGCTAATTTCACGGTGTGTATGATCCGGGTGGGCCAAGCCCCTCCCTTTCGCAAATTTCACGGTGTTTATGATCCGGATGGAGACCCCGCGAGCAGTAAACGTGGTAGATGTTTTCAACACCGCTATCACGAATCTAAGCAGTGTCCATTCCATCCCGTCTTTTAAACCACTGCAACAGTTGTGCTTAAAATGTTTGACTGGCAAAGGGGATGTTTTCGTATGCTTAAAAACATACACCAAGCGATGTACTTTATGGAATGTATTCAAACAACCGTGTTCAGCAAACTGTTGATAGGACTGGCAATTCCTCCTACGCATGCCATAAGCCAATCGAAAAAATAGCCATGTGTCTCACACAAAGTTCCCTCCAATTTTTKTAGGTGCAAATTTCAGGTTTGCTGAGCAAACTAACGTTATGTGTAACTTCCAGCGCGTGTTTATCGTGAACACTGACCAGACCGCACACATGTTggttttgtccatccacaccagacgcgacCAGGACACgctggttgaaatatcaaaacaaactatattaatttgggaacaggtcgaaaatcattaaacatttatggcaatttagctagctagcttgctgttgctaactaatttgtcctgggatataaacattgggttgttattttactttaaatgtacaaggtcctctactccgacaattaatccacagataaaatagTAAAAGTTTGTCCattaacaaaatgtgcacacgtggctacatggaRCTCTCGctctgatctcaaaacaagcgcatcaaatcagtttatttgtcacgttcgccaaatacaacaggtgtagacttacagtgaaatgcttacttataggccctaaccaacagtgcaatatttaagtaaaaaataggtattaggtgaacaatatcaacagtttttatttaactatgcaagtcagttaagaacattcttatttacaatgatggcataggaacagttggttaactgccttgttcaggggcagaacaacagatttttacccttttcagctcagggattcaatctagcaacctttctgttactgaaccaacgctctaaccactaggctacctgccgccccaaataagataagtaaagaaataaaaaaaaacagtgaaaataacagttgCAAGGCTATATACTGGCATTGGTTAGTTGGGCtaattgaggcaatatgtacatgtaggtatagttgaagtgactatgcatagatgataaacagagtgttgcagcagcgtaaaagagggggtggggggtggcgggacacaatgcggAAAGTCGGGGTAGCCAATGTTCAGGGGGCTAAYtgaggtaatatgtacatgagtGTATAGTTAAAGTGGCATCTACTCACcactgctcatgctgtaaacacagtccagttcaaagtaaatagcacagatccatatatggaaatggtctatttgcatataagcctactgcagctctgatttgtTTATGCCACACCAGTCTATGTAAAGTATGGGCTGAGTAgtgtgtgtcaatgcaatagaattctACTCAGATGCGTTCTGCCTAGAACAAAATCTCTTGCgtcgtttgttttgtttcggtatgttgcattgaaagtggctattTGATTccatcacaattgccacagtaaagggaaatgttgatagtgttaacaaggaaaactctagaacagtggtcaccaacctttcaAGTgtactttgagtcaaaatgcaaRCTGAGATCTACCGCTCATATMGTTTTTTTTAACATGACWTACTTATGCAATAATTAAGCATTTTAACATGACTTAcatatgcaacattaaccaattaaaaacagtactgtagaaatgaggtttgtgcagtaagctataggcccaatacattatcactgcatattagctttgcttgaattgccctgccaatgaatgcattgttgttcggcacattttttaaaatatgctACATGGTCACACCGGTAATGGAtccgtttttattttacttggctcatggtgcctgcatctgatggtcagtctcagtagactgagggtccgcctctcaacatcactccgctctccctttcctccactgacactgaccaaaaagggacacggtcttccagctgatggtaaaactcgagtcgcaccacattatttctgcctcatgcaaatattcaatattatactcctatgaacagagaaagttaaatattcctcgatattaaagacccaagccgctaataatgaCAACTCAAGCCTATCGATACACTTTCctcctcattcattactgctgctgTGCTAGTTGTagtgctgagtggaaataggaagaaagcacattttatg containing:
- the LOC111956363 gene encoding trichohyalin-like, encoding MNNRSPPYIPVLCQQDMQEAEMARRQQEKETKERLKEIENFRVQEDKTKAEKYERKTGQKTWGNTDMESVQQDKERVQRKLEPAVPVLKVRXIECKPRLKPDLTPENGLEPKADPAPRPRAEKADMELQDIEDEECEDEELALMGNNKIMCSSDLEEAQHELQKEAKEARHRGQAEAIEKCYRHNDEEILSGSSNISKEDSAPPMNVANSMTNGDMEGXTCSSNSNEADERTTKVDSVTGKVIGWVNKKVKERNERKIARTYWREETQSDQLHINGAVICSRAQREREKRAKLLKGEQTRRRLERRWQEWEKRDRRKNTLKRVQRNGLWYRELEDKNSTQGSHEDNSLPDEADEADGDEEVEYLLMYGPCDCELCRDGYKCLWYSYDKEETDPKEARSKRRRIINWINTRVKEDYRKRINTTFNIQSLVCNDYAIYGNAILRQWDLQKIIRRELVKKEERRQRLEKRWKEWEKARAQKIKTILQEKKAKEQATLNRLIDLNLEADQKIKEFIAANPGIQSQYPGGHTRVEMMGRWDMGYQREETQGQEGRVGPATVQKSTAPLRTKKITKWQKLQKW